A genomic region of Solanum dulcamara chromosome 2, daSolDulc1.2, whole genome shotgun sequence contains the following coding sequences:
- the LOC129875846 gene encoding transcription factor MYB20-like: MGRQPCCDKIGLKRGPWTIEEDHKLMNFILNNGIQCWRLVPKLAGLMRCGKSCRLRWINYLRPDLKRGALTEAEEDMIIKLHSQLGNRWSKIAGHFPGRTDNEIKNHWNTRIKKKLKFLGIDPLTHKPIEQNDDDIKQQDCEEINEKVKPEKTSEYPQEQQNSTSSSSLNESNLEMFQNSHTMDMYYPGVEDPFQNWISSPIHNWDLFDNLQDNFL, from the exons ATGGGAAGACAACCTTGTTGTGACAAGATAGGACTCAAAAGGGGTCCTTGGACAATTGAAGAAGATCATAAGCTTATGAATTTCATCCTCAATAATGGTATACAATGTTGGCGTCTTGTACCAAAATTAGCAG GGCTAATGAGATGTGGGAAGAGCTGTAGATTAAGGTGGATAAACTATCTAAGGCCAGACCTCAAAAGAGGAGCACTCACTGAAGCAGAGGAAGACATGATCATCAAGCTTCATTCTCAGCTTGGCAATAG gTGGTCGAAAATAGCAGGGCATTTTCCAGGACGTACAGACAATGAAATTAAGAATCATTGGAATACAAGGATCAAGAAGAAGCTAAAATTTCTTGGCATAGACCCTCTAACTCACAAGCCAATTGAACAAAATGACGATGATATTAAGCAACAAGATTGTGAAGAGATTAATGAAAAAGTCAAGCCAGAAAAGACTTCAGAGTATCCACAAGAGCAACAAAATTCAACATCTAGTTCCAGCTTAAATGAGAGTAATTTGGAAATGTTTCAAAATTCACACACTATGGACATGTATTATCCAGGAGTTGAAGATCCTTTCCAAAATTGGATATCTAGTCCTATTCATAATTGGGATCTTTTCGACAACTTACAAGACAATTTTCTATGA